A stretch of Girardinichthys multiradiatus isolate DD_20200921_A chromosome 20, DD_fGirMul_XY1, whole genome shotgun sequence DNA encodes these proteins:
- the abhd14b gene encoding protein ABHD14B: MSAVKMSEGSVRVEICKAPLFYRLSEPSTGDAKMSVLLLHGIRFSSKNWLNIGTLETLAKAGFRAVALDLPELGQSKSAKAPAAVGELAPAAFLKELCEQLSLSPVVVISPSLSGMYSLPFLMEHQPLIRAYVPVAPICTEKFTAEQYQSVKVPTLIVYGDQDTQLGEVSLRNLSNLTNHRVVVMKGAGHPCYLDDPDTWHKALTDFLATL, translated from the exons ATGTCAGCTGTTAAGATGAGCGAAGGCAGCGTGCGGGTGGAGATCTGCAAAGCTCCGCTTTTCTACAGACTAAGCGAGCCGTCCACGGGAGACGCAAAGATGTCGGTTCTTCTTCTTCATGGTATCCGTTTCTCATCGAAGAACTGGCTCAACATTGGCACTCTGGAGACTCTGGCCAAAGCCGGCTTCCGAGCGGTCGCCCTCGACCTGCCAG AACTTGGTCAGTCCAAGTCAGCCAAAGCCCCGGCAGCAGTGGGAGAACTGGCTCCCGCAGCATTCCTGAAGGAATTGTGTGAACAGTTAAGCTTGAGCCCCGTGGTGGTGATCAGTCCGTCACTCAGTGGGATGTATTCCCTCCCTTTCCTCATGGAGCATCAGCCTCTAATCCGAGCCTACGTCCCTGTAGCGCCAATCTGCACTGAAAAATTCACTGCAGAGCAGTACCAGAGTGTCAAG GTCCCGACGCTGATTGTTTACGGCGACCAGGACACTCAGCTCGGAGAGGTGTCGCTCCGTAACCTGAGCAATCTGACCAATCACAGAGTGGTGGTGATGAAGGGAGCGGGACACCCGTGTTACCTGGACGACCCAGACACCTGGCACAAAGCTCTTACTGACTTTCTCGCTACTCTGTGA